Proteins encoded in a region of the Zea mays cultivar B73 chromosome 4, Zm-B73-REFERENCE-NAM-5.0, whole genome shotgun sequence genome:
- the LOC100857032 gene encoding Glycine-rich protein 2-like translates to MAAAARQRGTVKWFNDTKGFGFISPEDGSEDLFVHQSSIKSEGFRSLAEGEEVEFSVSEGDDGRTKAVDVTGPDGSFVRGGGGGGGGGGGYGSRGGGGSGGGGRSYGGSWGGGRRSGGGGGPGACYKCGEPGHMARDCPSADGGGGYGGGGYGGGGYGGGGGGGGGCFKCGEPGHMARDCSSGGGGYGGGGGGGGGGCYNCGQAGHMARDCPSGGGGGGGRFGGGGGGGGDRSCYNCGEAGHIARDCPT, encoded by the coding sequence atggcggcggcggcgagacAGCGGGGGACGGTGAAGTGGTTCAACGACACCAAGGGCTTCGGGTTCATCTCCCCCGAGGACGGCAGCGAAGATCTCTTCGTGCACCAGTCGTCGATCAAGTCGGAGGGCTTCCGCTCGCTCGCGGAGGGCGAGGAGGTGGAGTTTTCCGTCTCGGAGGGTGACGACGGCCGCACTAAGGCCGTCGACGTGACCGGCCCCGACGGATCCTTCGTCAGgggcggcggaggcggaggaggaggcggcggcggctacggctcccgcggcggtggcggatCTGGCGGCGGCGGTCGCAGCTACGGtggtagctggggcggcggccggAGATCCGGCGGCGGGGGCGGTCCCGGCGCGTGCTACAAGTGCGGCGAGCCCGGCCACATGGCAAGGGACTGCCCTAGCGCCGACGGCGGAGGCGGCTACGGCGGAGGCGGctacggcggcggcggctacggaggaggaggcggcggcggcggtggctgcTTCAAGTGTGGCGAGCCTGGCCACATGGCCAGGGACTGctccagcggcggcggcggctacggcggtggcggcggcggcggtggaggcGGCTGCTACAACTGCGGCCAGGCCGGCCACATGGCCAGGGACTGCCccagcggtggcggcggtggcggagggaggttcggcggcggcggcgggggtgGCGGCGACCGCTCCTGCTACAACTGCGGCGAGGCCGGCCACATCGCCCGCGACTGCCCCACGTGA